The Anopheles coluzzii chromosome 2, AcolN3, whole genome shotgun sequence genome window below encodes:
- the LOC120950993 gene encoding uncharacterized protein LOC120950993: MLKSKVEQFDFELTVHPFLTDTCRLDGKQCAKWMEMSLSKIPICRICLTNDELQVSLFSEYAQRKLLLTKIRVCLPITITHADTLPVTICSQCIIRLEQFYEYYCKSETSQRILTEGTGILSRPRKTPPESYTLSVTGTENGEASGPVVEQMDPILTQSPQVKGPVVQKEMQSNASGSPDATLSFLQQGTRKRKGKKSSTQNTF; this comes from the exons ATGCTCAAATCCAAAGTCGAGCAGTTTGATTTCGAGTTGACGGTGCATCCATTTTTAACTGACACTTGCCGGTTGGACGGGAAACAGTGCGCGAAGTGGATGGAAATGTCTCTCTCAAAGATACCGATTTGCCGAATTTGCCTCACGAACGATGAGCTGCAGGTGTCGCTGTTTAGCGAATACGCCCAGCGGAAGCTGCTGCTAACCAAAATACGCGTCTGTTTGCCGATAACTATCACTCACGCGGATACGCTGCCGGTAACGATATGCAGCCAGTGCATCATTCGGTTGGAGCAGTTCTACGAATACTACTGCAAATCGGAAACGTCACAACGGATTCTGACGGAAGGAACCGGTATACTCTCCCGCCCGCGTAAAACGCCACCGGAAAGTTATACGCTTAGTGTCACAGGGACCGAAAACGGAGAGGCGAGTGGCCCGGTGGTCGAACAGATGGACCCGATTCTGACTCAATCGCCGCAGGTCAAAGGACCGGTAGTACAGAAAGAG ATGCAATCCAATGCGTCGGGTTCGCCGGATGCGACCTTAAGCTTTTTGCAGCAGGGAACCAGAAAACGAAAGGGCAAGAAATCATCGACGCAGAATACATTCTAG
- the LOC120949984 gene encoding serine protease grass gives MISANVFSVIVATLVFGTFAGEALQIGCSDPDERCLPIRHCSPVYRRIEKNEHLTNATFMKEIHRKTCQPVVQQDTKTHICCRKRHIGCRLNGKPGACLLREQCPTLQTTTERKLMQNPELNLCYVHDRRHYFCCTDPYCATHKKLCEQEAAPLQAKQSASTFPRCTGANGEAGSLVPAVLCGGQPPRPSKRSVDQRTCCVPPAQPNRLVSHPNAAKLARLPCGTIGLLVKIQDGTYAQRGEFPWMANLVYKQKAICSGTLIHPSYVLTARHCINGGLVRVRLGKHDLLEKPECPPGTTAGGVDCPQLQVQEIAIAQKMRSHTHDVGLLRLAKPADVAGELVRPICLPVYASLRMYLPPSVTITGWGLTEKEKPATVLLKAHTSLLMDDPACAKDYMICAGGTSHSNHCGGDSGGPYQALGVYDGKSRYVQYGIISDGPAYCSNPDRPSRGVLVGYVMDWILDNMAL, from the exons ATGATTTCCGCAAACGTATTCTCGGTGATCGTCGCGACATTGGTGTTTG GAACGTTTGCAGGGGAAGCTTTGCAAATTGGTTGTAGCGATCCGGACGAACGCTGCCTTCCGATCCGCCACTGTTCGCCAGTGTACAGGCGTATCGAAAAGAACGAACATTTGACAAACGCCACGTTCATGAAGGAGATACATCGCAAAACCTGTCAGCCGGTTGTACAGCAGGACACGAAAACCCACATTTGCTGCCGCAAGCGCCACATCGGCTGCCGGCTGAATGGGAAACCGGGTGCTTGCTTGCTGCGTGAGCAGTGCCCAACACTGCAGACGACTACCGAGCGGAAGCTGATGCAAAATCCGGAGCTGAACCTGTGCTACGTGCACGACCGAAGG CATTACTTCTGCTGTACTGATCCGTACTGTGCCACGCACAAAAAGCTCTGCGAACAGGAGGCAGCGCCTTTGCAAGCGAAACAATCCGCCTCCACCTTTCCCCGCTGTACGGGCGCGAACGGTGAGGCGGGTTCGCTAGTTCCCGCCGTGCTGTGTGGCGGCCAGCCGCCCCGCCCCAGCAAGCGATCCGTCGATCAGCGGACGTGCTGCGTACCGCCGGCACAGCCGAACCGGCTCGTTTCCCACCCGAACGCAGCGAAACTGGCGCGCCTGCCGTGCGGTACGATCGGGCTGCTGGTCAAAATCCAGGACGGTACGTACGCGCAGCGTGGGGAATTCCCGTGGATGGCGAATCTGGTTTACAAGCAGAAGGCGATCTGCAGCGGCACGCTGATTCATCCCTCGTACGTACTCACCGCTCGGCACTGCATCAACGGGGGGCTGGTTCGCGTTCGGCTCGGGAAGCACGATCTGCTGGAAAAGCCCGAATGCCCGCCCGGCACGACGGCGGGGGGCGTGGACTGTCCGCAGCTTCAAGTGCAGGAGATTGCTATCGCGCAGAAAATGCGCAGCCACACGCACGACGTCGGACTGCTCCGGCTGGCCAAGCCGGCCGATGTGGCGGGCGAGCTGGTACGGCCGATCTGTCTGCCGGTGTACGCGTCCCTGCGCATGTACCTACCGCCCTCGGTTACCATCACAGGCTGGGGACTGACGGAGAAGGAGAAGCCGGCAACCGTGCTGCTGAAAGCGCACACCTCGCTGCTGATGGACGATCCGGCCTGCGCCAAGGACTATATGATCTGCGCCGGTGGCACTAGCCACAGCAATCACTGTGGCGGTGACTCGGGCGGACCGTACCAGGCGCTCGGTGTGTACGACGGCAAGTCGCGGTACGTGCAGTACGGCATCATCTCGGACGGGCCGGCCTACTGCTCCAATCCGGACCGTCCCAGTCGCGGTGTGCTGGTGGGGTACGTTATGGACTGGATCCTGGACAATATGGCGTTGTAA
- the LOC120948302 gene encoding transcription factor GAGA-like isoform X1, which yields MSSGLVEKSFVNNDELFYLKWNNFQKNVSTQFEKLREDDDLVDITFACEGRMLTAHKLVLFACSPYFKELLKKNPSPHPVFFMNDVKYDVLKAILQYMYLGEVHITNENLKEFIKTAEGLQIRGLSKENNGDLIIPTHQDVLRREEKNEQMLDEFCRKRSDIGELQTSSVLNIKRVKTAPDGSMTAGGGGGPDGNVSDVEPKVEMVEYLDSEAGTHQSPTYCSMEPYADKTNARTAMGHLGAINNVAGFSQTGAATVSGAAGPNQPGGSTGHSHNVHEYKSEDDSSWMEKSLDNISVNSEQSMKYNSGGGGGGGSGGGSGNGGGNGDKSKGRSSRNSNRSTDDKANCLTPRCCPVCSRLYSNVSNLRQHMRLIHNPTAVCCPICQKHFNSELYLKRHYSSIHSINPNSTGDGELVDTKPPASQLQQQQQAPPQQQQGPQQTQQQQQQQQQQQQQQQQQQQQQQAQQQQPQQQAPAPTANTWNPYHHHDASQLVNPFIK from the exons atgtCGTCAGGTTTGGTGGAAAAATCGTTCGTCAACAACGATGAGCTGTTCTATCTGAAGTGGAACAACTTTCAGAAGAACGTCAGCACCCAGTTCGAAAAGTTGCGCGAAGACGACGACCTGGTGGACATAACGTTCGCCTGCGAGGGCCGAATGCTTACCGCGCACAAGCTGGTTCTGTTCGCGTGCAGCCCTTACTTTAAGGAGCTGCTAAAG AAAAATCCCTCCCCGCATCCAGTGTTTTTCATGAACGACGTCAAGTACGATGTGCTGAAAGCCATCCTGCAGTACATGTACCTCGGCGAGGTGCACATCACGAATGAGAATCTGAAGGAATTCATCAAAACCGCCGAAGGGCTGCAAATCCGTGGACTgagcaaagaaaacaat GGTGATCTGATTATCCCGACACACCAGGACGTACTGCGCCGGGAGGAAAAGAACGAACAAATGCTGGACGAGTTCTGCCGGAAGCGGTCCGACATTGGGGAGCTGCAGACATCGTCCGTGCTGAACATAAAGCGCGTCAAGACGGCCCCGGACGGCTCGATGAcggccggcggcggcggcggtccGGATGGAAATG TATCGGACGTAGAACCGAAAGTGGAAATGGTCGAGTATCTGGACAGTGAGGCGGGCACGCACCAATCGCCAACGTACTGCAGCATGGAACCGTACGCGGATAAAACCAATGCCCGCACTGCCATGGGCCATCTGGGGGCAATCAATAATG TCGCTGGTTTCAGTCAAACCGGCGCCGCGACCGTTTCCGGCGCAGCGGGACCTAATCAACCCGGTGGCTCTACCGGCCACAGCCATAATGTGCACGAGTACAAATCGGAGGACGACAGCAGTTGGATGGAGAAGTCGCTCGACAACATTTCCGTCAACTCGGAGCAAAGCATGAAGTACAacagcggcggtggcggcggtggtggcagtggAGGCGGCAGCGGGAACGGCGGCGGCAATGGCGACAAGAGCAAGGGGCGCAGCAGTCGGAACAGCAACCGGTCCACGGACGACAAAGCCAACTGTCTGACGCCACGCTGCTGTCCGGTCTGTTCGCGGCTCTACTCGAACGTGTCCAATCTGCGGCAGCACATGCGGCTGATACACAACCCGACGGCCGTCTGCTGCCCGATCTGCCAGAAGCACTTCAACTCCGAGCTCTACCTGAAGCGCCACTACTCGTCGATACACTCGATCAATCCTAACAGCACCGGTGATGGTGAGCTGGTCGACACGAAACCTCCCGCGTcgcaactgcagcagcagcagcaagcacctccccagcaacagcaaggccctcagcaaacgcaacaacaacaacagcagcaacaacaacagcagcagcagcaacaacagcagcagcagcagcaacaggcccaacagcaacaacctcAACAGCAAGCTCCAGCACCGACGGCAAATACCTGGAATCCGTACCATCATCACGATGCCTCCCAGTTGGTGAATCCTTTTATCAAGTAA
- the LOC120949983 gene encoding lysosomal acid glucosylceramidase translates to MRCCDRVPVMVVSSLALCGVLLLALSHTPLVTAGGLPCALRQYPNGAVCVCNATYCDTLEYREPTELGSFLLVSSSSGGLRFAQTEGNFSRTAKQQRPIRAEAEITITLDPLRRYQRVEGFGGAFTGAVSHNLGRLNPSLRESLYKAYYSPTQGIAYRFMRVPIGGCDFDLAPWAYNELPVNDATLSNFTHLDERDLVKVAQIKELMNVTGNGEIRLIGAAWSPPPWMKTNNDWTGASRLRPEYYQTWADYHVRYLELMRAAGLNFWAISTGNEPLNGVIGFLFVHFMSLGWIAQDQGRWVGENLGPVLRASAVSEVKLFGCDDQRYTFPLWFKLMDEGHPNATRYLDGLAVHWYWDGVAPAALLDQTAARYPDKWIFNTEASLGDKPLQQHRPILGSWERAESYIVYVMQDLQHSVHGWIDWNLVLDERGGPNYADNFVESAVIVNGTSWEEAYKQPIFYGLGHFSRFILPGSVRLEVQSSSGDVQVIAFERPDKRTVLVMYNRANWKSSVRIEDKRYGSVRVRLPPKSVHTMLYL, encoded by the exons ATGCGCTGTTGCGATCGTGTtccggtgatggtggtgagcAGTTTGGCGCtgtgtggtgtgctgctgctcgcaTTGTCTCACACACCATTGG TTACGGCAGGCGGATTGCCCTGCGCCTTGCGGCAGTATCCGAACGGagcggtgtgcgtgtgcaatGCGACGTATTGTGATACGCTCGAGTACCGTGAGCCGACGGAGCTGGGCAGCTTTCTGCTAGTGtccagcagcagtggcggcCTGCGCTTCGCCCAAACCGAGGGCAACTTTTCGCGCACTGCCAAACAGCAGCGGCCGATCCGTGCGGAAGCGGAGATCACGATCACGCTCGACCCGTTGCGGCGCTACCAGCGGGTGGAAGGTTTCGGTGGCGCGTTTACCGGCGCCGTGTCGCACAATCTGGGCCGGCTGAACCCGTCGCTGCGCGAAAGCCTGTACAAAGCGTACTACTCGCCGACGCAGGGCATTGCGTACCGGTTTATGCGCGTACCGATCGGTGGCTGTGATTTTGACCTGGCACCGTGGGCGTACAACGAGCTGCCGGTGAACGATGCGACCCTGTCCAACTTCACCCATCTGGATGAGCGCGATCTGGTGAAGGTGGCCCAGATCAAGGAGCTGATGAACGTGACGGGCAACGGCGAGATACGGCTGATCGGTGCCGCCTGGAGTCCGCCGCCGTGGATGAAAACGAACAACGATTGGACGGGCGCCAGCCGGCTACGACCCGAGTACTACCAGACGTGGGCCGACTATCACGTGCGCTATCTGGAGCTGATGCGTGCCGCCGGGCTAAACTTTTGGGCCATCTCGACCGGCAACGAACCGCTGAACGGTGTGATCGGCTTCCTGTTTGTGCACTTCATGAGCCTGGGCTGGATTGCGCAGGACCAGGGCCGCTGGGTGGGAGAGAACCTCGGCCCGGTGCTCCGCGCTTCCGCCGTAAGTGAGGTGAAGCTGTTCGGGTGCGACGATCAGCGGTACACGTTCCCGCTGTGGTTCAAGCTGATGGACGAGGGCCACCCGAACGCGACGCGCTACCTGGACGGGCTGGCCGTCCACTGGTACTGGGACGGTGTGGCGCCGGCCGCCCTGCTCGACCAGACCGCCGCCCGCTATCCGGACAAGTGGATCTTCAACACGGAAGCCTCGCTGGGCGACAAGCcactgcagcagcatcggccCATCCTGGGGTCGTGGGAGCGGGCTGAATCGTACATCGTGTACGTGATGCAGGACCTGCAGCACAGTGTGCACGGGTGGATCGATTGGAATCTGGTGCTCGATGAGCGGGGCGGTCCGAACTATGCGGACAACTTTGTCGAGAGTGCGGTGATTGTGAACGGAACGTCCTGGGAGGAAGCGTACAAGCAGCCTATTTTCTACGGGCTGGGACACTTTTCACGCTTCATACTGCCcggctcggtgcggctggagGTGCAATCGTCCAGCGGCGATGTGCAGGTCATTGCATTTGAGCGGCCCGACAAGCGCACGGTGCTCGTAATGTACAACCG aGCCAACTGGAAATCGAGCGTCCGCATAGAGGATAAGCGGTACGGCAGTGTGCGGGTACGTCTTCCACCCAAATCGGTACATACGATGCTCTACCTATAA
- the LOC120948302 gene encoding transcription factor GAGA-like isoform X2, which produces MSSGLVEKSFVNNDELFYLKWNNFQKNVSTQFEKLREDDDLVDITFACEGRMLTAHKLVLFACSPYFKELLKKNPSPHPVFFMNDVKYDVLKAILQYMYLGEVHITNENLKEFIKTAEGLQIRGLSKENNGDLIIPTHQDVLRREEKNEQMLDEFCRKRSDIGELQTSSVLNIKRVKTAPDGSMTAGGGGGPDGNEPKVEMVEYLDSEAGTHQSPTYCSMEPYADKTNARTAMGHLGAINNVAGFSQTGAATVSGAAGPNQPGGSTGHSHNVHEYKSEDDSSWMEKSLDNISVNSEQSMKYNSGGGGGGGSGGGSGNGGGNGDKSKGRSSRNSNRSTDDKANCLTPRCCPVCSRLYSNVSNLRQHMRLIHNPTAVCCPICQKHFNSELYLKRHYSSIHSINPNSTGDGELVDTKPPASQLQQQQQAPPQQQQGPQQTQQQQQQQQQQQQQQQQQQQQQQAQQQQPQQQAPAPTANTWNPYHHHDASQLVNPFIK; this is translated from the exons atgtCGTCAGGTTTGGTGGAAAAATCGTTCGTCAACAACGATGAGCTGTTCTATCTGAAGTGGAACAACTTTCAGAAGAACGTCAGCACCCAGTTCGAAAAGTTGCGCGAAGACGACGACCTGGTGGACATAACGTTCGCCTGCGAGGGCCGAATGCTTACCGCGCACAAGCTGGTTCTGTTCGCGTGCAGCCCTTACTTTAAGGAGCTGCTAAAG AAAAATCCCTCCCCGCATCCAGTGTTTTTCATGAACGACGTCAAGTACGATGTGCTGAAAGCCATCCTGCAGTACATGTACCTCGGCGAGGTGCACATCACGAATGAGAATCTGAAGGAATTCATCAAAACCGCCGAAGGGCTGCAAATCCGTGGACTgagcaaagaaaacaat GGTGATCTGATTATCCCGACACACCAGGACGTACTGCGCCGGGAGGAAAAGAACGAACAAATGCTGGACGAGTTCTGCCGGAAGCGGTCCGACATTGGGGAGCTGCAGACATCGTCCGTGCTGAACATAAAGCGCGTCAAGACGGCCCCGGACGGCTCGATGAcggccggcggcggcggcggtccGGATGGAAATG AACCGAAAGTGGAAATGGTCGAGTATCTGGACAGTGAGGCGGGCACGCACCAATCGCCAACGTACTGCAGCATGGAACCGTACGCGGATAAAACCAATGCCCGCACTGCCATGGGCCATCTGGGGGCAATCAATAATG TCGCTGGTTTCAGTCAAACCGGCGCCGCGACCGTTTCCGGCGCAGCGGGACCTAATCAACCCGGTGGCTCTACCGGCCACAGCCATAATGTGCACGAGTACAAATCGGAGGACGACAGCAGTTGGATGGAGAAGTCGCTCGACAACATTTCCGTCAACTCGGAGCAAAGCATGAAGTACAacagcggcggtggcggcggtggtggcagtggAGGCGGCAGCGGGAACGGCGGCGGCAATGGCGACAAGAGCAAGGGGCGCAGCAGTCGGAACAGCAACCGGTCCACGGACGACAAAGCCAACTGTCTGACGCCACGCTGCTGTCCGGTCTGTTCGCGGCTCTACTCGAACGTGTCCAATCTGCGGCAGCACATGCGGCTGATACACAACCCGACGGCCGTCTGCTGCCCGATCTGCCAGAAGCACTTCAACTCCGAGCTCTACCTGAAGCGCCACTACTCGTCGATACACTCGATCAATCCTAACAGCACCGGTGATGGTGAGCTGGTCGACACGAAACCTCCCGCGTcgcaactgcagcagcagcagcaagcacctccccagcaacagcaaggccctcagcaaacgcaacaacaacaacagcagcaacaacaacagcagcagcagcaacaacagcagcagcagcagcaacaggcccaacagcaacaacctcAACAGCAAGCTCCAGCACCGACGGCAAATACCTGGAATCCGTACCATCATCACGATGCCTCCCAGTTGGTGAATCCTTTTATCAAGTAA